From the Zymoseptoria tritici IPO323 chromosome 2, whole genome shotgun sequence genome, the window GAGAGTTGAGTGACGCTCACATCATTCACGCGGACGCATCCTTGTCTTGGTCGTTGGTGGTGAGATAGGTAGTCTAGAGTCTAGAGGAagctccgcctccgcctttTCTCGGCCTCCATAGCATCCGAACGTCGTATACGCTTGGCGGGGCATTGCAACAAACAAATGGCACTCTCTAGTCGACTCTCGGCGTCGTATGAGCCATTCCGCTGAAGTCCGTGGCTTACGACGACGCGACGGGGGTTATCAAGTGGCATGGACTGACCTGTCCGGCTGTTCACCGGATGAACGGTCATGGAGTCGATGCCGGACTTCGGAGCGAGCAAGAAATACATTCCGTTCACTGACGAACCATGCTCCATATGGGCTATGCTATACCGATACGTTCCGTCCATCATGCCAGAACCAACAAGCCCGAGAAAAGAAAAGAAGAAAACGCCATCAATGCCGTGGTGAGGGCCTTCCATCTCATCTCGTACAGCCCAAATTCCACGTTCCGTGCTCTTCCGTGCTATGAACCATCGCTCGCTCTTCCAAAACGCCAAACGCGAACAAAAATATCGCCTTCATGAACCTTCCTCTCTATGCAGCAGCGCCCTCGTCCCCTCGATGATCCACCAACCACTCCATAACGCTCTCATAACAAAGCACAAACTGCCTCAGGCTCTGCACCATGCTGATGCGCTGATGACGGAAATCTTCGACCGTCTTCTCCACCAGATCGACATCTTCCCTTCCCACCCACCCTCCATCGatcctttcttcttccttattaACCTGAGTCTCGCCCTCGTCTTTGGAGGCGAAGAACCCGCCATCCTTTGCATTATTCCCAGGTTTAGGCCCATTCTTCTTTGCCGTTGTCTCATCATTATCATCAACATCCATCGGCGTCCCCTCCCTCTCGTTCCTGGACAACTTTTGCCGCTTCAACATATCAATCACCGAGTCGACCGTACAGAACGTGCCAGTCCGTCCACATCCCGCGCTGCAATGCACCAGCACCGGCCTCTTCTCCGCGTCCGTGGGCTCCTTTGCATGCGACTTGTTTGTCGCCCTGACCACAGCATCGGTCTGTTCAACCAACCCAAGCAAATGCGTCGGATGTGCCGGCGCTCCAAAGTCGGGCCAGGAGGAATATTGCAACTGTGTGATCTCGCGCATTTGCTCAAAGGGAAAGCGATCGTGACTGAGAGTGAACTTGCGGACAATCACGTAGGGCTGTTCTTCACTCCCCTTGCCCTCCTTGCCGGTGTCGATCTGCGCGAGTGGAACCTGCGGATTCTGCGAGAGTGTGCCGGATCGCTTGACGGTGGAAGGGCGACGTTTTTGATGACGGTGAATCTTGGACGGTTCGATCGATGCCCGCTTTTCGGACAAAAAGTCGAGATGGAGATGCCCGTATTTTTTCGAATCCCAATAGTTGTGAGCTTTGACTTGAGCGCCTTCCTTCTCGGCTGTCAGCATGACAATCACGCGAATGTCTTGCTGCCAGATGACATTCCAGAAATCGTTGAAGGTGCCCGGGATAGGAGCTTGAGTCGAGATGTAACGCTTGTCGCTCCACGACGCCTTGATGTAGGAAGCATTGAAGTAGTCGCAACCGTGATTTGGAACTCCTTGAAGCTTCACCCTCGAATGCTCAAATGGCCAGATGTTATTGTAGCGgttcttgttgcccttctccAGTCCTGCTATTTGCACAGAGCCTTGCGATTCGGCGAGTGGGGTGCCAAACGAGACCTTTCCAGACAAAGCATCCTCCAtgcgcttcttctctctCCTCTCGATCTGTTCAAACTTGTTCGACACGCGCTTGCCTTGGTCGTCGGCACTCGACGCCTTTTGCAGCCATTCGGGATAGTCCTGTTCGGCAGACTTGGTCTCCTTATTGGGATGCTTGATCGCCATCTgaccaacaccaccaatcAGATCCATGTTCTGTCGAATGTTGCCGAAGAATGGATTCGCGGGCTTGTCTGTGATGGGCATGGGGCAGCCTCCTATGACAGGTGCGATTTCCGGGCCATCACCGTCCACCGAATTACTCTGCGCATCCACGCCACTCTCGACATACGACGGGAACCGATTCGCAAACTCCTTGAACCCACCCTTGACAATATACAGCATACCATCGTAGCCTTCGCCCCGAAACTTCTTGATCGTGTTGAGGCATATGTTGGCGTCTTTGAGCAAGGCCGAGCTGGCATCATACACGATGATGTAGCTGCTGCTTTCCCAGTTTTCGAATTTGCTCCGCTGGTCCTCGTCTTTGAATGTGTCCGCGAGTTTCTGTACGTTGAACGATGGTCGCTTCAGGAGTGTCGTCGGTATGCACAGATTCAATGCGCCGGTAATGTGTGACGTGGCGTACTGTGTGGAGACTCGCAGGTCTAGTAATAGTACTTCGTCCGGTCTTGACATCATCAAATTGACGACGTGCTGCGCAGTGGCAAACACTGTCGACTCTGCATCACTTGATGGTGGTGCCGTTTCGCTGCGCGGCTTAGCGTTGACGTACGATACATTTGCAGCATCGAGAGGCAGAGCGAAGCGGGGATGGTCGGGAGGCGGCATGCCTTCTTCTGTATTTGCACGCTCCATCGATGCGGCATGTTCCGTGGGTGGTGATCCGCGGCGTCGATTCTCTGTAGCTCCAGGTGAAAGCACTCTTTTCGGTGATCGAGACAAGTTGGCGACTGCGGGATCCAACAGGGTGCGATGTGACGAGGCGGATGTTGGAGAGATATCCCTGGGTTTACCCTTCGACGTTGATGCCTGTTGTGGCACGGACGAGCGGCTCGCGGTCCTTGCGGCCGTCGGTCTCGGCTTGCTCATATTGAAGTTGTTCAGCCCGCCCAAATTGAAGGCCTTGCCTTCTGACTGCAGACGGAACGCATCGAAGTCGGGGTTCTGATCGAGTGGGACTACGCTAGGCGAGACGGCAGCGGTAGATCGAACGGTCGAGGACGGTGGACTCCAATTGCCTTTTGC encodes:
- the Ptp2 gene encoding phosphotyrosine-specific Ptp2-like protein (Phosphotyrosine-specific protein phosphatase related to yeast Ptp2 involved in the inactivation of mitogen-activated protein kinase (MAPK) during hyperosmolarity conditions and dephosporylates Hog1p MAPK, regulates its localization.) → MTPFLSPRLSGPPRRSNAPQTPSPNYFGFQTDGSSFMGDAPNHAKGNWSPPSSTVRSTAAVSPSVVPLDQNPDFDAFRLQSEGKAFNLGGLNNFNMSKPRPTAARTASRSSVPQQASTSKGKPRDISPTSASSHRTLLDPAVANLSRSPKRVLSPGATENRRRGSPPTEHAASMERANTEEGMPPPDHPRFALPLDAANVSYVNAKPRSETAPPSSDAESTVFATAQHVVNLMMSRPDEVLLLDLRVSTQYATSHITGALNLCIPTTLLKRPSFNVQKLADTFKDEDQRSKFENWESSSYIIVYDASSALLKDANICLNTIKKFRGEGYDGMLYIVKGGFKEFANRFPSYVESGVDAQSNSVDGDGPEIAPVIGGCPMPITDKPANPFFGNIRQNMDLIGGVGQMAIKHPNKETKSAEQDYPEWLQKASSADDQGKRVSNKFEQIERREKKRMEDALSGKVSFGTPLAESQGSVQIAGLEKGNKNRYNNIWPFEHSRVKLQGVPNHGCDYFNASYIKASWSDKRYISTQAPIPGTFNDFWNVIWQQDIRVIVMLTAEKEGAQVKAHNYWDSKKYGHLHLDFLSEKRASIEPSKIHRHQKRRPSTVKRSGTLSQNPQVPLAQIDTGKEGKGSEEQPYVIVRKFTLSHDRFPFEQMREITQLQYSSWPDFGAPAHPTHLLGLVEQTDAVVRATNKSHAKEPTDAEKRPVLVHCSAGCGRTGTFCTVDSVIDMLKRQKLSRNEREGTPMDDGGFFASKDEGETQVNKEEERIDGGWVGREDVDLVEKTVEDFRHQRISMVQSLRQFVLCYESVMEWLVDHRGDEGAAA